One Brevibacterium spongiae DNA segment encodes these proteins:
- a CDS encoding ABC transporter ATP-binding protein, whose product MSIKEGEFLSLLGPSGCGKTTILRMIAGFDEPSSGELLIDGSSALGKAPDKRPINTVFQSYALFPHMTIKENVAYGLRRKRWAKSRIPQAVQDSLDMVNMGAYADRYPAQLSGGQQQRIALARAVVNEPRVLLLDEPLGALDLKLRKQMQLELMRIHRQVGTTFIYVTHDQEEALVMSDRIAVLNGGIVEQLGSPRSLYDSPRSRFVADFMGSSNIFEIDSGDSKAKTVSVGGVDISVQNTEALESGTDNCAVIIRPERISVTTGAKADADNCVRGRIVESAFLGPMILILAEVPFGTLNVKIPYYGQDTDFEQGEELYFSWQASDAIVIK is encoded by the coding sequence ATGAGCATCAAGGAAGGCGAGTTCCTTTCGCTGCTCGGCCCGAGCGGTTGCGGAAAGACCACCATCCTGCGGATGATCGCCGGATTCGATGAGCCCAGCAGCGGTGAGCTCCTCATCGACGGATCCAGCGCTCTGGGCAAGGCCCCGGACAAACGGCCTATCAACACAGTGTTCCAGTCATATGCGCTGTTCCCGCACATGACGATCAAGGAGAACGTGGCATACGGTCTGCGCCGCAAGAGATGGGCGAAGTCGCGCATTCCCCAGGCAGTGCAGGACAGTCTGGACATGGTCAACATGGGGGCCTACGCCGACCGCTATCCCGCTCAGCTCAGCGGTGGACAGCAGCAGCGGATCGCTCTGGCTCGCGCTGTGGTCAATGAGCCGAGAGTTCTTCTGCTCGACGAACCGTTGGGTGCTCTCGACCTGAAGCTGCGCAAGCAGATGCAGCTCGAACTCATGCGCATCCACCGTCAGGTCGGAACGACGTTCATCTATGTCACACATGACCAAGAGGAAGCGCTCGTGATGTCGGATCGGATCGCCGTTCTCAACGGAGGAATAGTCGAACAGCTCGGCAGCCCCCGGAGCCTCTATGATTCGCCGCGCAGTCGATTCGTCGCCGACTTCATGGGCTCGAGCAACATCTTCGAGATTGACAGTGGAGATTCGAAGGCAAAGACCGTCTCCGTCGGCGGAGTCGACATCTCCGTCCAGAACACAGAGGCACTTGAAAGCGGCACTGACAACTGTGCAGTGATCATCCGTCCCGAACGAATCTCCGTGACCACCGGGGCCAAAGCTGACGCTGACAACTGCGTGCGGGGGCGGATCGTCGAATCCGCATTCCTGGGGCCGATGATCCTCATCCTTGCCGAAGTCCCGTTCGGAACTCTCAATGTCAAGATTCCCTACTACGGGCAGGACACGGATTTCGAACAAGGTGAGGAACTGTACTTCTCATG